A region of the Kribbella sp. NBC_01245 genome:
CGGCGCCTCGCTGTTCATCGGGCCCTAGCGACACGGCGTGTCCCGGTTCATCGGGCCCTAGTGACGCGGCGTGTCGGCATTCATCGGGCCCTTGTGACCACGGCGCATACAGTGCTGGGCCGCTGAAACGCCGTTTCAGTACTACTAACACGCTGTCTCAGTGAGCCGGTCGACCTTGGCCCAAGGGACCGATGAACGGCAACACGCCGCGTCACAAGGGCCCGATGACGCGCCGGGGTGTGGTCAGAAGGGGCCGATGAACCGCGACACGCCTGGTCACAAGGGCCCTATGACGCACCATGGGTACGGCTAGTTGAGGCGGGTTTGGAGGGTGGCGGCTTCGCGGTACATGCGGGCGAATTCGGTGCGGAAGGCGGTGCGTTCGGCGATTTGGGAGTACCACGGGATGACGACTTGGATGGCGTCGCCTTGCGGGCGGCCGACGGCGTAGACCGCGCCGGCTGGGTCGATCGCGGTCAGCGCGACGCCAACGGCGTCTGGTACGCCGCCGAGCATGCGGACGATCAGCAGGCAGTCATCGGCGTGGTCCTCGTTCATGTGCTGGAGTACGGCGTCCACGACGTGCGGCGCGAATGGGTTCGGCCGGAGTGGATCCGGCCGCCACTGCTCGGGGGACGGGGGGACGCTCATGCGGTCGGCCCGTTCTCGTTGATCGCGAGCTGACTGGACTTACGTCGGCGGCGGGTTAGAAGCAGGAGCGAGGCGCCGGCTGCAAGAAGTACGACGCCGGCCACGAGCGGCCCGGTCGACGTACCGCCCGTCTCAGCTAGGGACGACGGCGGCTTGAGCTGCTTGTCCACACCGTCCGTGCCGTCGGTCCCGTCCGACCCATCTGAACCGTCGGAGCCATCGGAGCCGTTGCCGTCGGGGTCTGGTTGGCCGGCGCCGGGTTTCGCCTTGACGGTAAAGGAAGTGGCGGCGAGAGTGCCGGCCGGTCCCGTCAGCGCCACCGTGTGCTTGCCGACCGCGAAGGTCGTCGGCACCGTCCATGTCAGGCGTACTTTGCCGTCGGCGCCGACCGTCTGAGCGCCGACCTCCGTCCCCAGCGCCACGGCAGCGCTGGTCGTCCCCTGTGTGGTGGAGGTGGTGGGGGTTGTGAAGTGGAGGGGGACGCGTATGTCGAAGGTGCGGTTGCCGGTTGAGCGGTGGTCGGTACGGACGTAGAGGACGCAGCCCTTTGCGGACTTCGCGCAGTCGTTGAATTCGTCCGACGAGGACACCTTGATCGAGGCGAGTGCGGAGAGGTCGGTGCGGATCGGGACGACCACGTTTTCCGAGCCCGGGTACGGGAAGTTCGTGATCCACTGCGACTGGCCCGACTCGCCCGACATGTCGACGCCACCAATGGCCGGCGAGGCCTGCTGCCCGGGTCCATTGTCGAACGCCGTCAGCAAGTAGAACCCACTCGGCGCCGCGGCCGTATTCGCTTTGCTGTTCCGCAGACCAGTGACCTTCACCGTGACCGTCGCACCATCAGGGACGACAAGCTTGCCTCCCGCAACGGACACACCTGCCACGGCCGTGACCTCCACCGCCTGGCCCTTGCCATTGGCAAACGTATGAACGGCCGCCTTCCCCGGATCCACCACAGCCTTCACCCGCTGACCAACCGGCAATCCCTTGCCCTCAACAACAATCTGCTTGCCCTGCACAACCGTCAACGGATTCACCACGACAGAAGCCGGTACCGTAACGGTCAACGCCGCAGCGGAGCTCACAGCCGAACCCGCTGAGTTACTAAAGACCGCCCGAAAACGCGCACCGTTGTCACCGGCAACGACTCCAGCCACCAAAAGCGTGGAGGTCAGCGCCGAAGGTGAGGAAACGGGCTGCCAGATTTTGCCCTGGTCGTTACTGCGTTCCCATTGCACGGTCGGCGCAGGCGTCCCGGATGCCGCCGCCACAAAACTGACCGAGCCCCCTGCCGCAACCGCGACGGCCTTCGGCTGAGCAGTCACAACCGGTACGACAGGTTGCGGCCCGGGCTGCTTGAAGGTGATGGCACGGAAGACGTCCTGAGTACGGTCCTTGGTCAGATCCAGCAACGCATTATCGGCCGGAACCGGCGAGTGGAAGCTCGCGATATGGCACGCCACCCGCAGACAGTTCACGTCCGCGTTCCGGAAGGTCGCCAGCACCGGCACCGACGCCTCAAAGGTCCCCTCGGCCGTGGTCTCGACGCGCTGCGCTCCCGAGAACGGCGACGGATGCGCCGTACCCGATGAACCAACCGGCGTCTGCGCAACGTACAACGCGCGGCGAGGGGCGAACCCGCTACCGCGCACGGTCACGAGCTGCCCATCCGCGAGCTCCGTCACCGGGTCCACCACCAACGTCGGCGTACCGGTGTTGCCGAAAGCAACGGGTTTGAGCACCTCCTGCGACGCGTTCGCCACCGCCCCTCCGGCCGCATACGTGGCGATGCCGAAGGTCCCGACCGCCTCGGCCGGAACGCGCAGGTCAAGCGTCGTCTCGAACGAGCCGTCGGCCTTCAGGGTCACGTACGCCGGATTGGGCTGACCCGGGCGAGACGAATCCGGCAACGCCCACTTCTGGTCGACCACCCGGCGACTCGACGGCGCCGCGCTCTCGGACGGACGCCAGACCGGGTCGAAGTTGCCGAACACGACGTACACCCCCGCCGGCAGCCCAGGCGTCACCGGCGGCCGAGTCGAGAGGTTCGCCGCCGGGTCGAAGCCCGAACCCTTGACCGTGACCCGAGTGGTCCCAGCTGCCGGGACCACGCCGAGTGGTTTACCGTCCGCGCCGAGGATTTCCAGCTTCGGATTCCAGCCCGGCGCCGGTTCGTCGTCCACCTCGACCGAAAACGTGATCGGGTCCATCGCGGCACCGGCCTCGTAGAAGTTCGCGAAGGCGGGCACCCCGGCCGCGGTCAACTTCGTCGGCGCACCGGTCACCCGGGCCACGCCGTCCTTGATCACCAAGGGCTTGGCCGAAAGGTCGATATCGGCGAGCTCCACATCGTCGTACGTCGTGGTCTGCCCGGTCTCGGGGCTCTTGCTCGCGACATCCGCGACGACCTTGCCGGCATTGCCCTCGACCTTGACGCGCAGCTGCGAGACCTCGACCTCGAGCAACGGATTGCCCGGCTGGCTCTCATGCCCCTTGAAATACACTCCTCCCCCGAACGCAACCTGCACGCGCCCGCCACCAGCTGTACCCGAGCCCTCGGGAAAGCGGAACGTGCCATCGGTACTGCGCAAAGCAGGCGGACGCATCGTGATCGAGCCGTGCGCGATATTCCCCTCGATGTACTGCCGGAACGACGCCTTCAACCCCCAGTCGAGCGCATTGGTGACAGGCACTTCCGGATCAGAACCACCAGCAAACGCGACCGGCACTGCAAGCTCATGCGCAGCGTTGACCGCACCACCACCCGGATAGGTGTAAACGCCATAGTTGCGCGGGTTGTCCGCGACCACCTTGGCATTGACCTTCACCTCGAAAGTCCCATCCGCGGCCAACGGCACCAGCCGCGGCGCCTGCGCCGGGAAGTCCCGAGTGACCTGGTCGTACGACGATTGCGGCAGCGCCCACTTGGTATCGATCAGCGTCCGTGTGGCGGCAGTGGCACCCTTCGACGGCTGCCACTCGTCGGCGAACGACCCGAAAACGACGTACACGCCCGCGGGCTGCCCAGGCGTCACCGGCACCCGCAACGACGTGTTGGCCGCCGGATCGAACCCCGACCCCTTGACCGTGATCAGCTCGCCATCGCGGTTGAGCCCAGACGTCTTGGAGACCTCGATCCGCGGCGTCCATACCTGCGCGGGCTGCACTGTCAGCGTCGCCGGGTTGCTCGACGCATGACCGGTCGCGTTCATGAAGACGGCGCGATATTGCCGACCACTCGACGCGATCTCGACGGCCGGCAACACCAAGCCAGCAGTAGTTGCTCCCGGCAACAACTCCCACGCGCCACCCGGCCCGCGCGTTTGCCAGGCAACGGACAACGCGCCCGAAGCCGTCGCGGTGAACGTCGCAGCCTGCCCGGCCGTGACCGTCGCGTCAGCGGGATGGGCGGTCACCACAGGCGCCGTACCGGCCTCAGTGAAAACGATCGGCACGCGCAGGTCGAAAGCCCGGTTGCCGGTGGCGCGATGGTCGACGCGCAGGTAGACCACGCAGCCGGTCGCGACGATCTTGCAGTCCGTGAACTCGTCAGCCGAGGACACCTTGATCGAAGCCGTCGCGGTCAGGTCGGTCGCAATCGGAACGGCCGGCGTACCCGGATACGGGTTGTTGGTGATCCACTGCGACGCACCACTCGCGCCACTCGTATCGGCACCACCGATCGCCGGTGACGCGACCACGCCAGGCCCTTTGTCGACGGCCGTCAGCAGGTAGAACCCGCTCGGCGCGGCTGCTGTGTTCTGCGGGCTGTTGGTCAGGCCGCTGAGCTTCGCGGTGACCTTCGCGCCATCAACCACGACGAGCTTGCCGTCCTGCTGGACCAGCGGGTTGGCATCACCCGAGCTCAACACAACGGTCTGACCGTTCGCATTGCTGAAGGTGAACTCGTCAGCAGCAACCGCAGCAGCAGCCGGTACGACGCTGAGGCCGCCGCTGGTGACGGTCGCGATCGCGGCGAGGGTCGCGAGCAGGCGCCTGGCGGTCATGCCGAGGTCTCCTTGGTATCGGTCTTACGGCGACGGGATGCGACAACGAGTCCAGCGCCGCCGGCAAGCAGAACCAGCGCGACGATGACGGCCCCAAGGGCGGTACCACCAGTGCTGGCCAACGACCCGTCCTTCTTGCCAACCCCGGGCCCAGTGGTGGGAGCGGTAGTAGTAGGCCCAGCAGAAGGCGTCGTGCTCGGGGAGGAGGATCCAGCAAAGGTGACCGGGATCAACACGTCAGCACTGCGGTCAGCCGTCCGTGTGTGATCCGCCCGCGTCCCGATCACACACCCGTTCGGCGCGACCTTCTTGTTCAGGCAATCCGTGAACTGATCCTTCGACTTGATCTTGAGTTGCACACTGAACGACCCCTTGCCGCCCTCCTGGGTGAACGGTTTCGCCAGCCCCTCGCCGTACGACGGCGGGTTCGACGAGATCCACGCCGACGAACCGGACGCACCCGACTGGTCAACACCGCCCAGACACGGCGACGGCATCTGCCCCGCGCCCTTGTTCACGCAGAAGACGACGTAGATGCCTTTGCTCAGGTCGAATCCACGCCCCGTGATCGTGACCGTCTCGCCGGCCGGATCCAGCCCGGACGATTTCGAGACGGTGACCTCCTGGCCCTGCGGTCCAGGCGCCGCAAACGCGGACACCGGCGACACCAATGCGAGCAGTACAGCTCCCAGGAATGCAGAGCGCCTCAAGATTCCTCCCCAGCCGCAGCACCAGGCGCGTCGACCCGGCCAATGCAGGTTAGCCTCACCTAACTTGTGACGAGTTAGGCTAACCTAACTCCTGTGACCCGACAATCGGACTCGATGGCCCAGCTGCCGCTCTCGGCCCGCTTCCGCGAGCAGAGCCGGCAGGTTCACCGTGAAGCGGCGGAGAGTCGCTTCCTCGCCGCCCTGACCGACGGCAGCCTCGACCTGGCGGGATACGCCGCGCTGGTGACCCAACATG
Encoded here:
- a CDS encoding HtaA domain-containing protein codes for the protein MTARRLLATLAAIATVTSGGLSVVPAAAAVAADEFTFSNANGQTVVLSSGDANPLVQQDGKLVVVDGAKVTAKLSGLTNSPQNTAAAPSGFYLLTAVDKGPGVVASPAIGGADTSGASGASQWITNNPYPGTPAVPIATDLTATASIKVSSADEFTDCKIVATGCVVYLRVDHRATGNRAFDLRVPIVFTEAGTAPVVTAHPADATVTAGQAATFTATASGALSVAWQTRGPGGAWELLPGATTAGLVLPAVEIASSGRQYRAVFMNATGHASSNPATLTVQPAQVWTPRIEVSKTSGLNRDGELITVKGSGFDPAANTSLRVPVTPGQPAGVYVVFGSFADEWQPSKGATAATRTLIDTKWALPQSSYDQVTRDFPAQAPRLVPLAADGTFEVKVNAKVVADNPRNYGVYTYPGGGAVNAAHELAVPVAFAGGSDPEVPVTNALDWGLKASFRQYIEGNIAHGSITMRPPALRSTDGTFRFPEGSGTAGGGRVQVAFGGGVYFKGHESQPGNPLLEVEVSQLRVKVEGNAGKVVADVASKSPETGQTTTYDDVELADIDLSAKPLVIKDGVARVTGAPTKLTAAGVPAFANFYEAGAAMDPITFSVEVDDEPAPGWNPKLEILGADGKPLGVVPAAGTTRVTVKGSGFDPAANLSTRPPVTPGLPAGVYVVFGNFDPVWRPSESAAPSSRRVVDQKWALPDSSRPGQPNPAYVTLKADGSFETTLDLRVPAEAVGTFGIATYAAGGAVANASQEVLKPVAFGNTGTPTLVVDPVTELADGQLVTVRGSGFAPRRALYVAQTPVGSSGTAHPSPFSGAQRVETTAEGTFEASVPVLATFRNADVNCLRVACHIASFHSPVPADNALLDLTKDRTQDVFRAITFKQPGPQPVVPVVTAQPKAVAVAAGGSVSFVAAASGTPAPTVQWERSNDQGKIWQPVSSPSALTSTLLVAGVVAGDNGARFRAVFSNSAGSAVSSAAALTVTVPASVVVNPLTVVQGKQIVVEGKGLPVGQRVKAVVDPGKAAVHTFANGKGQAVEVTAVAGVSVAGGKLVVPDGATVTVKVTGLRNSKANTAAAPSGFYLLTAFDNGPGQQASPAIGGVDMSGESGQSQWITNFPYPGSENVVVPIRTDLSALASIKVSSSDEFNDCAKSAKGCVLYVRTDHRSTGNRTFDIRVPLHFTTPTTSTTQGTTSAAVALGTEVGAQTVGADGKVRLTWTVPTTFAVGKHTVALTGPAGTLAATSFTVKAKPGAGQPDPDGNGSDGSDGSDGSDGTDGTDGVDKQLKPPSSLAETGGTSTGPLVAGVVLLAAGASLLLLTRRRRKSSQLAINENGPTA
- a CDS encoding DUF2470 domain-containing protein, with the translated sequence MSVPPSPEQWRPDPLRPNPFAPHVVDAVLQHMNEDHADDCLLIVRMLGGVPDAVGVALTAIDPAGAVYAVGRPQGDAIQVVIPWYSQIAERTAFRTEFARMYREAATLQTRLN